A genome region from Gemmatimonadales bacterium includes the following:
- a CDS encoding glutaminyl-peptide cyclotransferase, translating into MNALVPVVSWRTNRTVQRLVAICAPLWNGRCARVRGPGGADGSVRTVSAVPGLVKADRPGRGAASCRAPVSEASLQSPARRAPVHLVDARSLRVPCWLPLAALLAGCGRPPRVEPFEVTARYPHDSTAYTQGLVCADGVLFESTGLYGQSEVRRLDIRSGRVLAAVRLAADRFGEGLALLGGRLYQLTWREGVAYVYDAATLALLDSLRYPGEGWGLATDGASLIMSDGSDSLRFVSPGTFRVKRVVHVRYQGEPLHRLNELEYVKGDLFANVYQTNFVLRIDPGTGTVREVLDFSGLYPQDRRPPWADVMNGIAVSDSGE; encoded by the coding sequence GTGAATGCCCTCGTGCCGGTCGTGTCGTGGCGCACGAACAGAACCGTCCAGCGGCTTGTCGCCATCTGCGCTCCACTATGGAATGGTCGATGTGCCCGCGTACGCGGGCCAGGAGGGGCTGACGGGAGTGTTCGTACCGTATCCGCCGTGCCGGGCCTCGTCAAGGCGGACCGGCCAGGCCGGGGTGCGGCGAGCTGTCGCGCACCGGTATCCGAGGCCAGTTTACAGAGCCCCGCACGACGAGCTCCGGTGCACCTGGTAGACGCCCGCTCTCTCCGAGTCCCTTGCTGGCTTCCTCTGGCCGCGCTGCTGGCGGGCTGCGGGCGACCGCCCCGTGTCGAGCCGTTCGAGGTCACGGCCCGCTACCCTCATGATTCAACCGCGTACACCCAGGGCCTGGTATGCGCAGACGGTGTGCTGTTCGAGAGCACCGGCCTCTATGGCCAATCCGAAGTGCGGCGCCTCGACATCCGGTCGGGGCGCGTCCTCGCCGCGGTCCGGCTCGCCGCCGACCGGTTCGGTGAAGGCCTGGCCCTGCTCGGGGGCCGTCTCTATCAGCTCACGTGGAGGGAAGGCGTGGCCTACGTGTATGACGCTGCGACCCTCGCCTTGCTCGACTCCCTCCGGTATCCGGGCGAGGGGTGGGGTCTTGCCACCGATGGTGCGTCGCTGATCATGAGCGATGGGTCGGATTCGCTCCGGTTTGTTTCGCCCGGGACCTTCCGCGTGAAACGCGTCGTGCACGTGCGGTATCAGGGGGAGCCACTCCACCGGTTGAACGAGCTCGAGTACGTGAAGGGGGACCTCTTCGCCAATGTCTATCAGACGAACTTCGTGCTGCGGATCGATCCGGGAACCGGTACGGTCAGAGAGGTGCTCGACTTCTCAGGCCTCTACCCTCAGGACCGGCGGCCGCCCTGGGCCGACGTCATGAACGGGATCGCCGTGTCCGATAGCGGCGAG